Proteins encoded together in one Vigna angularis cultivar LongXiaoDou No.4 chromosome 5, ASM1680809v1, whole genome shotgun sequence window:
- the LOC108340043 gene encoding senescence-specific cysteine protease SAG39, with protein sequence MIAKNQFYHILLTLLFCMGFSGFRVTCRTLQDVSMYERHEKWMTGYGIVYKDHEEREKRFRIFKENVNYIEASNNAANKSYLLGTNQFADLTNEEFIARRNRFKRHMFSSIIRSTTFKYENVTAIPSAVDWRKKGAVTPVKNQGQCACCWAFSAVAATEGIHALTTGKLISLSEQELVDCDTNGVDQGCEGGFMDDAFKFIIKNHGLNTEANYPYKGVDGKCNAKAEAIDSATITGYEDVPVNNENALQKAVAHQPVSVAIDSSGFDFQFYMSGVFTGYCGTEPDHGVTAVGYGVSDDGSRYWLVKNSWGTEWGEEGYIRIQRGVAAQEGLCGIAMTASYPTA encoded by the exons ATGATTGCAAAAAATCAGTTCTATCATATTTTATTGACATTGCTTTTCTGCATGGGATTCTCGGGTTTCCGAGTCACATGTCGCACCCTCCAAGATGTCTCCATGTATGAGAGGCATGAAAAGTGGATGACCGGTTATGGCATAGTGTATAAGGACCATGAGGAAAGGGAAAAGCGTTTCAGAATATTCAAAGAAAATGTGAATTACATTGAAGCCTCCAACAATGCTGCCAATAAATCTTACCTACTAGGCACTAATCAATTTGCAGACCTCACCAACGAGGAGTTCATAGCACGCAGAAATAGGTTCAAGAGGCACATGTTTTCCTCAATCATAAGGTCAACCACTTTCAAGTATGAAAATGTGACTGCAATTCCTTCTGCAGTGGACTGGAGGAAAAAGGGTGCAGTTACACCCGTCAAGAACCAAGGTCAATGTG CATGTTGTTGGGCGTTTTCCGCGGTTGCAGCAACTGAAGGAATTCACGCACTCACTACTGGGAAACTGATCTCTTTATCTGAACAAGAACTTGTTGATTGTGACACAAATGGTGTGGACCAGGGTTGTGAAGGTGGTTTTATGGATGATgctttcaaattcattattaaaaatcatGGACTCAACACAGAAGCCAATTACCCCTACAAGGGTGTTGATGGAAAATGCAATGCAAAGGCAGAAGCCATCGATTCTGCAACCATTACTGGCTACGAAGATGTCCCTGTTAACAATGAGAACGCCCTTCAGAAAGCGGTTGCCCATCAACCAGTTTCTGTAGCCATTGATTCCAGTGGCTTTGACTTTCAATTTTACATGAGTGGTGTCTTCACTGGTTATTGTGGAACTGAACCAGATCATGGTGTGACTGCTGTGGGATATGGCGTTAGTGATGATGGGAGCAGGTATTGGTTAGTTAAGAACTCATGGGGAACAGAGTGGGGTGAAGAAGGCTACATTAGGATCCAAAGAGGTGTGGCTGCTCAAGAAGGACTATGTGGCATAGCTATGACGGCATCTTATCCTACtgcataa